A section of the Saccharopolyspora gregorii genome encodes:
- a CDS encoding AMP-binding protein has translation MSVLRHDSVGEGTVDTAGTPEPSYDSGISEVPLLGDTIGGDLDRTAARVPDSDALVEHAGGRRWTYREFVADVDALALGLLDAGIDKGDRVGVWSPNRAEWTLTQYATAKIGAILVNINPSYRLHELEFVLGQAGVRMLISAQRFKTSDYTAMIEQVRPSCPGLEQVVLFDDPGWDELVARGRAGDPARLAAAQARLGADDPINIQYTSGTTGFPKGATLSHHNILNNGFFVGELCGYSEADRVAIVPPFYHCFGMVMGNLACTSHGAAMVIPSEGFDPGTALAAVSAERCTSLYGVPTMFIAELDHPDFESFDLGSLRTGIMAGSPCPAEVMKQVIDRMGMAEVAICYGMTETSPVSTQTRADDSLERRVSTVGRVGPHLEVKVVDPATGLTVPRGEAGELCTRGYSVMLGYWDQPEKTAEVIDAARWMHTGDLAVMDESGYVSITGRIKDMVIRGGENVYPREIEEFLYTHPDIVDAQVIGVPDARYGEELMVWVRLRTGAAELSAEALREFCTGKLAHYKIPRYVHVVDDFPMTVTGKIRKIEMRRQAKELLDLDG, from the coding sequence ATGAGTGTTCTGCGTCACGACAGCGTCGGGGAGGGCACTGTGGACACCGCCGGAACACCAGAACCCAGCTACGACTCCGGGATCTCCGAGGTGCCGCTGCTCGGCGACACCATCGGCGGCGACCTGGACCGCACCGCCGCCCGCGTCCCGGACTCGGACGCGCTGGTCGAGCACGCCGGCGGCCGCCGCTGGACCTACCGGGAGTTCGTGGCCGACGTGGACGCGCTCGCCCTGGGCCTGCTGGACGCGGGCATCGACAAGGGCGACCGGGTGGGCGTGTGGTCGCCGAACCGCGCCGAGTGGACGCTCACCCAGTACGCCACCGCGAAGATCGGCGCGATCCTGGTCAACATCAACCCGTCGTACCGGCTGCACGAGCTGGAGTTCGTGCTCGGCCAGGCCGGGGTGCGGATGCTGATCTCGGCGCAGCGGTTCAAGACCTCCGACTACACCGCGATGATCGAGCAGGTGCGGCCGAGCTGTCCCGGCCTGGAGCAGGTCGTGCTGTTCGACGACCCGGGCTGGGACGAGCTGGTGGCGCGCGGCCGGGCGGGCGATCCGGCGCGGCTCGCGGCGGCGCAGGCGCGGCTCGGCGCCGACGACCCGATCAACATCCAGTACACCTCGGGCACCACCGGTTTCCCGAAGGGCGCGACGCTGTCGCACCACAACATCCTCAACAACGGGTTCTTCGTCGGTGAGCTGTGCGGCTACTCCGAGGCGGACCGGGTCGCGATCGTGCCGCCGTTCTACCACTGCTTCGGGATGGTGATGGGCAACCTGGCCTGCACCAGCCACGGCGCGGCCATGGTCATCCCGTCCGAGGGCTTCGACCCGGGGACCGCGCTGGCCGCGGTGTCCGCGGAGCGCTGCACCTCGCTGTACGGGGTGCCGACGATGTTCATCGCCGAGCTGGACCACCCGGACTTCGAGAGCTTCGACCTGGGCTCGCTGCGCACCGGCATCATGGCCGGATCCCCGTGCCCGGCGGAGGTGATGAAGCAGGTCATCGACCGGATGGGCATGGCCGAGGTGGCGATCTGCTACGGCATGACGGAGACGAGTCCCGTCTCGACCCAGACCCGCGCGGACGATTCGCTGGAGCGCCGGGTGTCCACGGTGGGCCGCGTCGGGCCGCACCTGGAGGTGAAGGTCGTCGACCCGGCGACCGGGCTGACCGTGCCGCGCGGCGAGGCGGGGGAGCTGTGCACCCGCGGCTACTCGGTGATGCTCGGCTACTGGGACCAGCCGGAGAAGACCGCCGAGGTCATCGACGCCGCCCGCTGGATGCACACCGGCGACCTCGCCGTGATGGACGAGTCCGGTTACGTGAGCATCACCGGCCGGATCAAGGACATGGTGATCCGCGGCGGCGAGAACGTGTACCCCCGGGAGATCGAGGAGTTCCTCTACACCCACCCGGACATCGTGGACGCGCAGGTCATCGGGGTCCCGGACGCGCGCTACGGCGAGGAGCTGATGGTGTGGGTGCGGCTGCGCACCGGCGCCGCCGAGCTCTCGGCGGAGGCGCTGCGCGAGTTCTGCACCGGGAAGCTCGCGCACTACAAGATCCCCCGCTACGTGCACGTCGTGGACGACTTCCCGATGACGGTCACCGGCAAGATCCGCAAGATCGAGATGCGCCGCCAGGCCAAGGAACTCCTCGACCTGGACGGCTGA